The Zalophus californianus isolate mZalCal1 chromosome 8, mZalCal1.pri.v2, whole genome shotgun sequence genome has a segment encoding these proteins:
- the ZNF513 gene encoding zinc finger protein 513 isoform X1: protein MPRRKQSHPQPVKCEGVKVDTEDSLDEGPGALVLESDLLLGQDLEFEEEEEEEEGDGNSDQLMGFERDSEGDSLGARPGLPYGLSDDESGGGRPLSAESEVEEPARGRGEARGERPGPACQLCGGPTGEGPCCGAGGPGGGPPLPPRLLYSCRLCAFVSHYSSHLKRHMQTHSGEKPFRCGRCPYASAQLVNLTRHTRTHTGEKPYRCPHCPFACSSLGNLRRHQRTHAGPPTPPCPTCGFRCCAPRPTRPPSPTEQEGAVPRRPEDALLLPDLSLHVPPGGASFLPDCGQLQGDGEGLCGTGSEPLPELLFPWTCRNCGQELEEGEGSRLGAAMCGRCMRGEPGGGASGGPQGPSDKGFACSLCPFATHYPNHLARHMKTHSGEKPFRCARCPYASAHLDNLKRHQRVHTGEKPYKCPLCPYACGNLANLKRHGRIHSGDKPFRCSLCNYSCNQSMNLKRHMLRHTGEKPFRCATCAYTTGHWDNYKRHQKVHGHGGAGGPGLSASEGWAPPHSPSSMLSSRGPTALSAAGSRALHTDSP, encoded by the exons ATGCCCCGAAGGAAGCAGAGCCACCCGCAGCCCGTGAAATGCGAGGGGGTCAAAG TGGATACCGAAGACTCCCTCGACGAAGGACCCGGGGCCCTGGTATTGGAGAGTGATTTGCTACTAGGCCAGGATCTGGAgtttgaggaggaagaggaagaggaggaaggtgaCGGCAACAGCGACCAGCTCATGGGCTTCGAGAGAGACTCTGAAG GAGACTCTctgggggccaggcctgggcttCCCTACGGGCTGAGTGATGACGAGTCTGGGGGCGGCCGGCCACTAAGTGCCGAGAGTGAAGTTGAGGAACCAGCCAGGGGTCGAGGGGAGGCCAGGGGTGAGAGGCCAGGCCCAGCCTGCCAGCTGTGTGGGGGGCCGACAGGTGAGGGGCCGTGTTGTGGGGCAGGAGGGCCGGGTGGGGGGCCCCCGCTGCCCCCACGGCTACTATACTCATGCCGCCTCTGCGCCTTCGTGTCCCACTACTCGAGCCACCTGAAGCggcacatgcagacacacagcGGGGAGAAGCCGTTCCGCTGTGGCCGCTGCCCCTACGCCTCAGCCCAGCTCGTCAACCTGACGCGACATACCCGCACCCACACTGGCGAGAAGCCCTACCGCTGTCCCCACTGCCCCTTTGCCTGCAGCAGCCTGGGCAACCTGAGGCGGCATCAGCGCACCCACGCGGggccccccactcctccctgcccGACCTGTGGCTTCCGCTGCTGCGCTCCACGTCCCACCCGGCCTCCCAGTCCCACAGAGCAGGAGGGGGCAGTGCCCCGGCGACCTGAAG ATGCTCTGCTGCTTCCGGACTTGAGCCTCCATGTGCCACCAGGTGGTGCCAGTTTCCTGCCGGACTGTGGGCAGCTGCAGGGTGATGGGGAGGGCCTCTGTGGGACTGGATCAGAACCACTGCCAGAGCTGCTGTTCCCTTGGACCTGCCGCAACTGTGGACAGGAGCTGGAAGAGGGGGAGGGTAGCCGGCTGGGAGCTGCCATGTGTGGGCGCTGCATGCGAGGAGAGCCTGGAGGGGGTGCCAGTGgggggccccagggccccagtGACAAAGGCTTTGCCTGTAGCCTCTGCCCCTTTGCCACTCACTATCCCAACCACCTGGCCCGGCACATGAAGACACATAGTGGCGAGAAGCCCTTTCGCTGCGCCCGCTGTCCCTATGCCTCTGCTCATCTGGATAACCTGAAACGGCACCAGCGCgtccacacaggagagaagccctACAAGTGCCCCCTCTGCCCCTATGCCTGTGGCAACCTGGCCAACCTCAAGCGTCACGGTCGCATCCACTCTGGGGACAAACCTTTTCGGTGTAGCCTTTGCAACTACAGCTGCAATCAGAGCATGAACCTCAAACGCCACATGCTGCGGCACACAGGCGAGAAGCCCTTCCGCTGTGCCACCTGCGCCTACACCACGGGCCACTGGGACAACTACAAACGCCACCAGAAGGTGCACGGCCATGGTGGGGCAGGAGGGCCTGGCCTCTCGGCCTCCGAGGGCTGGGCCCCACCTCACAGCCCCTCCTCTATGTTGAGCTCTCGGGGCCCAACAGCTTTGAGTGCTGCTGGTAGCCGGGCTCTCCACACGGACTCGCCCTGA
- the SNX17 gene encoding sorting nexin-17: MHFSIPETESRSGDSGGSAYVAYNIHVNGVLHCRVRYSQLLGLHEQLRKEYGANVLPAFPPKKLFSLTPAEVEQRREQLEKYMQAVRQDPLLGSSETFNSFLRRAQQETQQVPTEEVSLEVLLSNGQKVLVNVLTSDQTEDVLEAVAAKLDLPDDLIGYFSLFLVREKEDGTFSFVRKLQEFELPYVSVTSLRSQEYKIVLRKSYWDSAYDDDVMENRVGLNLLYAQTVSDIERGWILVTKEQHRQLKSLQEKVSKKEFLRLAQTLRHYGYLRFDACVADFPEKDCPVVVSAGNSELSLQLRLPGQQLREGSFRVTRMRCWRVTSSVPLPSGGTSSPGRGRGEVRLELAFEYLMSKDRLQWVTITSPQAIMMSICLQSMVDELMVKKSGGSIRKMLRRRVGGTLRRSDSQQAVKSPPLLESPDASRESTVKLSSKLSAVSLRGIGSPSTDASASDVHGNFAFEGIGDEDL, from the exons ATGCACTTTTCCATTCCTGAAACCGAGTCCCGCAGCGGGGACAGCGGCGGCTCCGCCTACGTG GCCTATAACATTCACGTGAATGGAGTCCTGCATTGCCGGGTGCGCTACAGCCAGCTCCTGGGGCTGCACGAGCAG CTTCGGAAGGAGTATGGGGCCAATGTTCTTCCTGCATTTCCCCCAAAGAAGCTTTTCTCTCTGACACCTGCTGAGGTAGAACAGAGGAGAGAGCAGTTAGAGAAGTACATGCAAGCTG TTCGGCAAGACCCGCTACTTGGGAGCAGTGAGACCTTCAATAGCTTCCTGCGTCGGGCACAACAG GAGACACAGCAGGTCCCTACCGAGGAGGTTTCCTTGGAAGTGCTGCTCAGCAACGGGCAGAAAGTTCTGGTCAATGTGCTAACTTCAGATCAGACTGAAGATGTCCTAGAG GCTGTGGCTGCAAAGCTGGATCTTCCAGATGACTTGATTGGATACTTTAGTCTCTTTCTAGTTCGAGAAAAAGAGGATGGAACCTTTTCTT TTGTACGGAAGTTGCAAGAGTTTGAGCTGCCTTATGTGTCTGTTACCAGTCTTCGGAGTCAAGAGTATAAGATTGTGCTAAGGAAGAG TTATTGGGACTCTGCCTATGATGACGATGTCATGGAGAACCGGGTTGGCCTGAACCTGCTTTATGCTCAG ACAGTATCAGACATTGAGCGTGGGTGGATTCTGGTCACCAAGGAGCAGCACCGGCAGCTCAAATCTCTGCAAGAGAAGGTCTCCAAGAAGGAG TTCCTGCGGCTGGCACAGACGCTGCGGCACTATGGCTACTTGCGCTTTGATGCCTGTGTGGCTGACTTCCCAGAGAAGGACTGTCCCGTGGTGGTGAGCGCAGGCAACAGTGAGCTCAGCCTCCAGCTCCGCCTGCCCGGCCAGCAGCTCCGCGAAGGCTCCTTCCGGGTCACCCGCATGCGGTGCTGGCGGGTCACCTCCTCT GTGCCACTGCCCAGTGGAGGCACAAGCAGCCCAGGCCGGGGCCGGGGTGAGGTGCGCCTGGAACTGGCTTTTGAATACCTCATGAGCAAGGACCGGCTACAGTGGGTCACCATCACCAGCCCCCAG GCTATCATGATGAGTATCTGCTTGCAGTCCATGGTAGATGAACTGATGGTGAAGAAATCTGGTGGCAGCATCAGGAAG ATGCTGCGCCGGCGAGTGGGGGGCACCCTGAGACGCTCAGACAGCCAGCAAGCAGTGAagtccccacccctgctt GAGTCACCCGATGCCAGCCGGGAGTCCACGGTCAAACTCTCA AGCAAGCTGAGTGCCGTGAGCTTGCGGGGGATTGGCAGTCCCAGCACAGATGCCAGTGCCAGTGACGTCCACGGCAATTTTGCCTTCGAGGGCATTGGAGATGAGGATCTGTGA
- the ZNF513 gene encoding zinc finger protein 513 isoform X4, whose product MGFERDSEGDSLGARPGLPYGLSDDESGGGRPLSAESEVEEPARGRGEARGERPGPACQLCGGPTGEGPCCGAGGPGGGPPLPPRLLYSCRLCAFVSHYSSHLKRHMQTHSGEKPFRCGRCPYASAQLVNLTRHTRTHTGEKPYRCPHCPFACSSLGNLRRHQRTHAGPPTPPCPTCGFRCCAPRPTRPPSPTEQEGAVPRRPEDALLLPDLSLHVPPGGASFLPDCGQLQGDGEGLCGTGSEPLPELLFPWTCRNCGQELEEGEGSRLGAAMCGRCMRGEPGGGASGGPQGPSDKGFACSLCPFATHYPNHLARHMKTHSGEKPFRCARCPYASAHLDNLKRHQRVHTGEKPYKCPLCPYACGNLANLKRHGRIHSGDKPFRCSLCNYSCNQSMNLKRHMLRHTGEKPFRCATCAYTTGHWDNYKRHQKVHGHGGAGGPGLSASEGWAPPHSPSSMLSSRGPTALSAAGSRALHTDSP is encoded by the exons ATGGGCTTCGAGAGAGACTCTGAAG GAGACTCTctgggggccaggcctgggcttCCCTACGGGCTGAGTGATGACGAGTCTGGGGGCGGCCGGCCACTAAGTGCCGAGAGTGAAGTTGAGGAACCAGCCAGGGGTCGAGGGGAGGCCAGGGGTGAGAGGCCAGGCCCAGCCTGCCAGCTGTGTGGGGGGCCGACAGGTGAGGGGCCGTGTTGTGGGGCAGGAGGGCCGGGTGGGGGGCCCCCGCTGCCCCCACGGCTACTATACTCATGCCGCCTCTGCGCCTTCGTGTCCCACTACTCGAGCCACCTGAAGCggcacatgcagacacacagcGGGGAGAAGCCGTTCCGCTGTGGCCGCTGCCCCTACGCCTCAGCCCAGCTCGTCAACCTGACGCGACATACCCGCACCCACACTGGCGAGAAGCCCTACCGCTGTCCCCACTGCCCCTTTGCCTGCAGCAGCCTGGGCAACCTGAGGCGGCATCAGCGCACCCACGCGGggccccccactcctccctgcccGACCTGTGGCTTCCGCTGCTGCGCTCCACGTCCCACCCGGCCTCCCAGTCCCACAGAGCAGGAGGGGGCAGTGCCCCGGCGACCTGAAG ATGCTCTGCTGCTTCCGGACTTGAGCCTCCATGTGCCACCAGGTGGTGCCAGTTTCCTGCCGGACTGTGGGCAGCTGCAGGGTGATGGGGAGGGCCTCTGTGGGACTGGATCAGAACCACTGCCAGAGCTGCTGTTCCCTTGGACCTGCCGCAACTGTGGACAGGAGCTGGAAGAGGGGGAGGGTAGCCGGCTGGGAGCTGCCATGTGTGGGCGCTGCATGCGAGGAGAGCCTGGAGGGGGTGCCAGTGgggggccccagggccccagtGACAAAGGCTTTGCCTGTAGCCTCTGCCCCTTTGCCACTCACTATCCCAACCACCTGGCCCGGCACATGAAGACACATAGTGGCGAGAAGCCCTTTCGCTGCGCCCGCTGTCCCTATGCCTCTGCTCATCTGGATAACCTGAAACGGCACCAGCGCgtccacacaggagagaagccctACAAGTGCCCCCTCTGCCCCTATGCCTGTGGCAACCTGGCCAACCTCAAGCGTCACGGTCGCATCCACTCTGGGGACAAACCTTTTCGGTGTAGCCTTTGCAACTACAGCTGCAATCAGAGCATGAACCTCAAACGCCACATGCTGCGGCACACAGGCGAGAAGCCCTTCCGCTGTGCCACCTGCGCCTACACCACGGGCCACTGGGACAACTACAAACGCCACCAGAAGGTGCACGGCCATGGTGGGGCAGGAGGGCCTGGCCTCTCGGCCTCCGAGGGCTGGGCCCCACCTCACAGCCCCTCCTCTATGTTGAGCTCTCGGGGCCCAACAGCTTTGAGTGCTGCTGGTAGCCGGGCTCTCCACACGGACTCGCCCTGA
- the ZNF513 gene encoding zinc finger protein 513 isoform X2, translating into MPRRKQSHPQPVKCEGVKVDTEDSLDEGPGALVLESDLLLGQDLEFEEEEEEEEGDGNSDQLMGFERDSEGDSLGARPGLPYGLSDDESGGGRPLSAESEVEEPARGRGEARGERPGPACQLCGGPTGEGPCCGAGGPGGGPPLPPRLLYSCRLCAFVSHYSSHLKRHMQTHSGEKPFRCGRCPYASAQLVNLTRHTRTHTGEKPYRCPHCPFACSSLGNLRRHQRTHAGPPTPPCPTCGFRCCAPRPTRPPSPTEQEGAVPRRPEDALLLPDLSLHVPPGGASFLPDCGQLQGDGEGLCGTGSEPLPELLFPWTCRNCGQELEEGEGSRLGAAMCGRCMRGEPGGGASGGPQGPSDKGFACSLCPFATHYPNHLARHMKTHSGEKPFRCARCPYASAHLDNLKRHQRVHTGEKPYKCPLCPYACGNLANLKRHGRIHSGDKPFRCSLCNYSCNQSMNLKRHMLRHTGEKPFRCATCAYTTGHWDNYKRHQKMDRKPPSTSSPAGQGLHRLT; encoded by the exons ATGCCCCGAAGGAAGCAGAGCCACCCGCAGCCCGTGAAATGCGAGGGGGTCAAAG TGGATACCGAAGACTCCCTCGACGAAGGACCCGGGGCCCTGGTATTGGAGAGTGATTTGCTACTAGGCCAGGATCTGGAgtttgaggaggaagaggaagaggaggaaggtgaCGGCAACAGCGACCAGCTCATGGGCTTCGAGAGAGACTCTGAAG GAGACTCTctgggggccaggcctgggcttCCCTACGGGCTGAGTGATGACGAGTCTGGGGGCGGCCGGCCACTAAGTGCCGAGAGTGAAGTTGAGGAACCAGCCAGGGGTCGAGGGGAGGCCAGGGGTGAGAGGCCAGGCCCAGCCTGCCAGCTGTGTGGGGGGCCGACAGGTGAGGGGCCGTGTTGTGGGGCAGGAGGGCCGGGTGGGGGGCCCCCGCTGCCCCCACGGCTACTATACTCATGCCGCCTCTGCGCCTTCGTGTCCCACTACTCGAGCCACCTGAAGCggcacatgcagacacacagcGGGGAGAAGCCGTTCCGCTGTGGCCGCTGCCCCTACGCCTCAGCCCAGCTCGTCAACCTGACGCGACATACCCGCACCCACACTGGCGAGAAGCCCTACCGCTGTCCCCACTGCCCCTTTGCCTGCAGCAGCCTGGGCAACCTGAGGCGGCATCAGCGCACCCACGCGGggccccccactcctccctgcccGACCTGTGGCTTCCGCTGCTGCGCTCCACGTCCCACCCGGCCTCCCAGTCCCACAGAGCAGGAGGGGGCAGTGCCCCGGCGACCTGAAG ATGCTCTGCTGCTTCCGGACTTGAGCCTCCATGTGCCACCAGGTGGTGCCAGTTTCCTGCCGGACTGTGGGCAGCTGCAGGGTGATGGGGAGGGCCTCTGTGGGACTGGATCAGAACCACTGCCAGAGCTGCTGTTCCCTTGGACCTGCCGCAACTGTGGACAGGAGCTGGAAGAGGGGGAGGGTAGCCGGCTGGGAGCTGCCATGTGTGGGCGCTGCATGCGAGGAGAGCCTGGAGGGGGTGCCAGTGgggggccccagggccccagtGACAAAGGCTTTGCCTGTAGCCTCTGCCCCTTTGCCACTCACTATCCCAACCACCTGGCCCGGCACATGAAGACACATAGTGGCGAGAAGCCCTTTCGCTGCGCCCGCTGTCCCTATGCCTCTGCTCATCTGGATAACCTGAAACGGCACCAGCGCgtccacacaggagagaagccctACAAGTGCCCCCTCTGCCCCTATGCCTGTGGCAACCTGGCCAACCTCAAGCGTCACGGTCGCATCCACTCTGGGGACAAACCTTTTCGGTGTAGCCTTTGCAACTACAGCTGCAATCAGAGCATGAACCTCAAACGCCACATGCTGCGGCACACAGGCGAGAAGCCCTTCCGCTGTGCCACCTGCGCCTACACCACGGGCCACTGGGACAACTACAAACGCCACCAGAAG ATGGACCGGAAGCCACCTTCTACTTCCTCCCCCGCTGGCCAGGGGCTCCACAGACTAACCTAG
- the ZNF513 gene encoding zinc finger protein 513 isoform X3 gives MPRRKQSHPQPVKCEGVKVDTEDSLDEGPGALVLESDLLLGQDLEFEEEEEEEEGDGNSDQLMGFERDSEGDSLGARPGLPYGLSDDESGGGRPLSAESEVEEPARGRGEARGERPGPACQLCGGPTGEGPCCGAGGPGGGPPLPPRLLYSCRLCAFVSHYSSHLKRHMQTHSGEKPFRCGRCPYASAQLVNLTRHTRTHTGEKPYRCPHCPFACSSLGNLRRHQRTHAGPPTPPCPTCGFRCCAPRPTRPPSPTEQEGAVPRRPEDALLLPDLSLHVPPGGASFLPDCGQLQGDGEGLCGTGSEPLPELLFPWTCRNCGQELEEGEGSRLGAAMCGRCMRGEPGGGASGGPQGPSDKGFACSLCPFATHYPNHLARHMKTHSGEKPFRCARCPYASAHLDNLKRHQRVHTGEKPYKCPLCPYACGNLANLKRHGRIHSGDKPFRCSLCNYSCNQSMNLKRHMLRHTGEKPFRCATCAYTTGHWDNYKRHQKGPVD, from the exons ATGCCCCGAAGGAAGCAGAGCCACCCGCAGCCCGTGAAATGCGAGGGGGTCAAAG TGGATACCGAAGACTCCCTCGACGAAGGACCCGGGGCCCTGGTATTGGAGAGTGATTTGCTACTAGGCCAGGATCTGGAgtttgaggaggaagaggaagaggaggaaggtgaCGGCAACAGCGACCAGCTCATGGGCTTCGAGAGAGACTCTGAAG GAGACTCTctgggggccaggcctgggcttCCCTACGGGCTGAGTGATGACGAGTCTGGGGGCGGCCGGCCACTAAGTGCCGAGAGTGAAGTTGAGGAACCAGCCAGGGGTCGAGGGGAGGCCAGGGGTGAGAGGCCAGGCCCAGCCTGCCAGCTGTGTGGGGGGCCGACAGGTGAGGGGCCGTGTTGTGGGGCAGGAGGGCCGGGTGGGGGGCCCCCGCTGCCCCCACGGCTACTATACTCATGCCGCCTCTGCGCCTTCGTGTCCCACTACTCGAGCCACCTGAAGCggcacatgcagacacacagcGGGGAGAAGCCGTTCCGCTGTGGCCGCTGCCCCTACGCCTCAGCCCAGCTCGTCAACCTGACGCGACATACCCGCACCCACACTGGCGAGAAGCCCTACCGCTGTCCCCACTGCCCCTTTGCCTGCAGCAGCCTGGGCAACCTGAGGCGGCATCAGCGCACCCACGCGGggccccccactcctccctgcccGACCTGTGGCTTCCGCTGCTGCGCTCCACGTCCCACCCGGCCTCCCAGTCCCACAGAGCAGGAGGGGGCAGTGCCCCGGCGACCTGAAG ATGCTCTGCTGCTTCCGGACTTGAGCCTCCATGTGCCACCAGGTGGTGCCAGTTTCCTGCCGGACTGTGGGCAGCTGCAGGGTGATGGGGAGGGCCTCTGTGGGACTGGATCAGAACCACTGCCAGAGCTGCTGTTCCCTTGGACCTGCCGCAACTGTGGACAGGAGCTGGAAGAGGGGGAGGGTAGCCGGCTGGGAGCTGCCATGTGTGGGCGCTGCATGCGAGGAGAGCCTGGAGGGGGTGCCAGTGgggggccccagggccccagtGACAAAGGCTTTGCCTGTAGCCTCTGCCCCTTTGCCACTCACTATCCCAACCACCTGGCCCGGCACATGAAGACACATAGTGGCGAGAAGCCCTTTCGCTGCGCCCGCTGTCCCTATGCCTCTGCTCATCTGGATAACCTGAAACGGCACCAGCGCgtccacacaggagagaagccctACAAGTGCCCCCTCTGCCCCTATGCCTGTGGCAACCTGGCCAACCTCAAGCGTCACGGTCGCATCCACTCTGGGGACAAACCTTTTCGGTGTAGCCTTTGCAACTACAGCTGCAATCAGAGCATGAACCTCAAACGCCACATGCTGCGGCACACAGGCGAGAAGCCCTTCCGCTGTGCCACCTGCGCCTACACCACGGGCCACTGGGACAACTACAAACGCCACCAGAAG GGCCCTGTGGATTAG